From Ferviditalea candida, one genomic window encodes:
- the aroF gene encoding 3-deoxy-7-phosphoheptulonate synthase produces the protein MIAIMSHATSEERLQEIVRHIEKQGVTAHISRGTDRVVIGIIGKADPKLAEQLRQMSGVEEVIKISKSYKLASRDFHPDNTVIDIKGVKIGGGELVMMGGPCAVESPRQIDEIARLIKAAGGQVMRGGAFKPRTGPYSFQGIGVEGLEWMAEAGKKHGLLTITEVMTPEYVDICAQYTDILQIGTRNMQNFDLLRKLGTIDTPIMLKRGFSATYDELLNASEYILAGGNPNVMLCERGIRTFESYTRNTLDLNAVPVLHQLSHLPVIVDPSHGTGRRELVVPMSKAAVAAGADGLIIEVHTDPDNSMTGDGVQSLYPEQFAELLQDMEKLAPLLGRSFNTHKEPVSSASSK, from the coding sequence ATGATCGCCATCATGAGCCATGCAACATCGGAAGAACGTCTTCAGGAGATCGTTCGGCATATTGAAAAGCAGGGCGTCACAGCCCATATCTCAAGAGGGACCGATCGGGTGGTCATCGGTATCATCGGCAAGGCCGATCCCAAGCTTGCGGAGCAATTGAGGCAGATGTCGGGGGTCGAGGAAGTAATCAAAATTTCCAAATCCTATAAATTGGCCAGCCGGGATTTTCATCCAGACAATACGGTCATCGATATCAAGGGAGTTAAAATCGGCGGCGGTGAGCTCGTCATGATGGGCGGGCCATGCGCGGTCGAATCCCCCAGGCAAATCGACGAGATCGCGCGGCTGATCAAAGCCGCAGGCGGCCAAGTGATGCGCGGGGGAGCGTTTAAACCGCGAACGGGCCCATACAGCTTTCAAGGCATCGGGGTCGAAGGCTTGGAATGGATGGCCGAAGCGGGAAAGAAGCACGGTCTGCTGACGATCACGGAAGTGATGACTCCCGAGTATGTGGATATTTGCGCTCAATATACGGACATACTTCAAATCGGAACCCGCAATATGCAAAATTTCGATCTTCTCCGCAAGCTGGGAACGATCGATACGCCGATCATGCTGAAGAGGGGCTTCAGCGCAACCTATGACGAATTGTTGAATGCGTCGGAATACATTTTGGCCGGAGGAAATCCGAACGTTATGCTGTGCGAACGCGGAATCCGTACGTTTGAATCCTATACCCGAAACACACTCGATCTGAATGCCGTGCCGGTCCTGCATCAATTGAGCCATCTTCCGGTTATCGTTGATCCGAGCCACGGAACGGGCAGGAGGGAACTGGTGGTGCCGATGTCCAAAGCTGCGGTTGCCGCCGGAGCGGACGGGTTGATCATCGAAGTGCATACCGATCCCGATAATTCGATGACCGGCGACGGCGTGCAATCCCTGTACCCGGAGCAATTTGCCGAGCTGCTGCAGGATATGGAGAAGCTGGCGCCTTTGTTGGGCCGATCCTTCAATACGCATAAGGAACCGGTTTCGTCAGCATCCTCCAAATAA
- a CDS encoding DUF2062 domain-containing protein — protein MKRWLKYKYLLLLRAKGGPSMVAKGFSVGLAVEMFTLPTMGLAFFLIFPFVYIFRASLAGALLGFVFGKIIYIPFAFLNSKVGGLLVNHHFMKYLHFFPGWMEKVIFVNMKLIVGGIINGTLLGLVMYFPVKTLLQFYADKRRDRRKQKKMKIADNKSG, from the coding sequence ATGAAACGGTGGTTGAAATACAAATATTTGCTCCTGCTGCGGGCCAAAGGGGGCCCGTCCATGGTGGCCAAGGGTTTTTCCGTCGGCTTGGCCGTGGAAATGTTCACTTTGCCCACTATGGGATTGGCCTTCTTTTTAATTTTCCCGTTCGTTTATATTTTTCGTGCGAGCTTGGCCGGCGCTTTGCTCGGATTTGTTTTCGGCAAAATCATTTACATTCCGTTTGCGTTTTTAAACAGCAAAGTCGGAGGACTTCTCGTCAATCATCATTTTATGAAATATTTGCATTTTTTTCCCGGTTGGATGGAAAAAGTCATTTTTGTAAACATGAAATTAATTGTCGGCGGCATCATTAACGGCACCTTGCTGGGACTGGTCATGTACTTTCCCGTAAAGACGCTGCTTCAGTTTTATGCGGACAAACGCAGGGACCGCAGAAAGCAGAAAAAAATGAAGATCGCCGACAACAAAAGCGGCTGA
- a CDS encoding 4-hydroxy-3-methylbut-2-enyl diphosphate reductase: protein MKVVKISPRGYCYGVVDALALAMQTAKNLDLPRPIYILGMIVHNSHVTEAFQKEGIITLDGANRLQILDQVDKGTVIFTAHGVSPEVRQKARKRGLTVVDATCPDVTRTHDLIREKTEQGYEIIYIGKKGHPEPEGAMGIAPGHVHLIEQESEIDGLRIAASRIVITNQTTMSQWDIRHIMNKLLQKFPAAEIHNEICLATQIRQEAVAEQAKEADMLIVVGDPRSNNSNRLAQVSEEIAGVKAHRVADVSEINPDWLKGKRSVAVTSGASTPTPITNEVVHYLEQFDERDSSTWEIRRTVNKNRLLPSFREKQDSNAK from the coding sequence ATGAAAGTGGTTAAGATTTCTCCTCGGGGGTATTGTTACGGTGTTGTGGACGCGCTGGCGCTGGCGATGCAAACCGCCAAAAATCTTGACCTTCCGCGGCCGATATATATTCTTGGCATGATTGTTCATAACAGTCACGTTACCGAAGCCTTCCAAAAGGAAGGCATAATCACGCTGGACGGCGCCAATCGTCTGCAGATACTGGATCAGGTGGACAAGGGAACAGTGATTTTCACCGCTCACGGAGTATCTCCGGAGGTTCGGCAAAAGGCAAGGAAGCGGGGACTGACGGTAGTGGATGCGACTTGTCCCGATGTGACCCGGACGCACGATTTGATTCGGGAGAAGACGGAACAGGGCTATGAAATCATCTATATCGGCAAAAAAGGTCATCCTGAACCGGAGGGAGCTATGGGCATAGCGCCGGGACACGTCCACCTGATCGAACAGGAATCGGAAATCGACGGACTGCGGATTGCGGCGTCCCGCATCGTCATCACAAATCAAACCACAATGAGTCAATGGGATATTCGGCATATCATGAACAAGCTGCTGCAAAAATTCCCCGCTGCGGAAATTCACAACGAGATTTGTCTGGCCACTCAAATCAGACAGGAAGCGGTTGCCGAACAGGCAAAGGAAGCGGATATGCTGATTGTCGTAGGGGATCCGCGCAGCAATAATTCGAACAGGCTTGCCCAGGTTTCCGAGGAGATAGCCGGAGTCAAAGCGCACCGGGTGGCCGATGTTTCCGAGATCAATCCGGATTGGCTGAAGGGGAAACGGAGTGTGGCGGTTACATCGGGCGCCTCTACGCCTACGCCGATCACCAATGAGGTGGTCCATTATTTGGAGCAATTTGACGAACGCGACTCTTCAACCTGGGAAATTCGGCGGACCGTCAACAAGAACCGTTTATTGCCAAGCTTTAGGGAAAAGCAGGACTCCAACGCAAAATAA
- a CDS encoding sensor histidine kinase produces the protein MSIRLRLTLWYTGILAVTLVFFALALYLFLYVKMNNDTMQTLKQRGDEFSSQIRIVKFPDYGFVQIVLPELKDFKYSDIYLQTYTVDGQIQRSSNLGFSLPLSQEAIEKVKQRKESFETAKIRQNMFLIYNKPMVLDNKEIGVLQVATTVDRTDSFLDSLRNILILLALLTVMLAASIGWFLARKSLKPIDQVIEAANQIAKGADLGKRIEYAGPRDEIGRLTGTINGMLARLQSTYQDLEEAYRAQRRFVSDASHELRTPLTTIRGNVELLQRMWRQKQSAIFGDEALRGENGNENELVEALKDISDEAERMSRLVNDLLSLARADAGYKMDKEPVLIKPIVEDVNRKAQFLPRKVEWIPGDLQALEDVWIMANPDYFRQLLFIFIENAFKYTEDGYVRVDAVRNEDRIGIRIEDTGAGMEKEEIPHIFERFYRADPSRGQTTGTGLGLSIAKWILDEHNGSVELTTRKNSGTTFVIWMPVDFSGSR, from the coding sequence ATGTCGATTCGGCTTCGCCTGACCCTTTGGTATACGGGGATTCTCGCGGTGACGCTGGTTTTTTTCGCGCTGGCGCTGTATTTATTTTTATACGTCAAGATGAACAACGACACCATGCAGACGCTCAAGCAAAGAGGGGATGAATTCAGCTCGCAAATCCGGATTGTGAAATTTCCCGATTACGGATTTGTGCAAATCGTGCTCCCGGAGCTGAAGGATTTCAAATACTCCGATATTTATCTACAGACCTATACGGTGGACGGGCAGATTCAACGCTCGTCCAATCTTGGCTTCTCACTGCCGCTGTCGCAGGAAGCCATCGAGAAAGTGAAGCAGCGAAAAGAGTCCTTCGAAACGGCGAAGATCCGTCAAAACATGTTCTTGATTTACAATAAACCGATGGTGCTGGACAATAAAGAAATCGGTGTACTGCAGGTGGCGACGACGGTCGATCGGACCGACAGCTTTTTGGACAGTCTACGGAATATTCTTATTCTGCTGGCCCTGCTGACGGTGATGCTGGCAGCCAGCATCGGATGGTTTCTGGCCCGGAAAAGCCTGAAGCCGATCGATCAGGTGATCGAAGCGGCGAATCAAATTGCCAAAGGCGCCGATCTTGGCAAAAGAATTGAATATGCGGGTCCGCGGGATGAAATCGGCCGTCTGACCGGTACGATCAACGGGATGCTGGCTCGTCTTCAGTCAACGTATCAGGATCTGGAGGAGGCGTACCGGGCGCAGCGGCGTTTTGTTTCCGACGCGTCGCATGAACTGCGGACGCCGCTGACGACTATCCGCGGAAATGTGGAGCTGCTGCAGCGAATGTGGCGGCAAAAGCAGTCCGCAATATTCGGAGATGAGGCGTTAAGAGGCGAAAACGGGAATGAAAATGAGCTGGTGGAGGCGCTGAAGGATATATCCGATGAAGCGGAGCGAATGAGTCGGCTCGTCAACGATCTGCTTTCGTTGGCCAGAGCCGATGCGGGCTACAAGATGGACAAGGAACCCGTGCTGATCAAACCGATCGTGGAGGATGTGAACCGCAAGGCCCAGTTTCTGCCGCGAAAGGTTGAATGGATCCCCGGAGACCTGCAGGCGCTGGAAGATGTGTGGATTATGGCCAACCCGGATTATTTCCGGCAGCTGCTGTTTATTTTTATAGAAAACGCATTTAAATATACAGAGGACGGTTACGTGCGCGTCGATGCGGTCCGAAATGAAGACCGGATCGGGATCCGAATAGAGGATACGGGCGCGGGAATGGAAAAAGAAGAGATTCCCCATATCTTTGAACGGTTTTACAGGGCCGATCCGTCCCGCGGTCAAACAACCGGAACCGGACTCGGACTCTCGATCGCCAAATGGATTCTCGACGAACATAATGGTTCCGTTGAACTGACGACCCGCAAAAATTCCGGGACCACGTTTGTGATCTGGATGCCTGTCGACTTTTCGGGATCACGCTAA
- a CDS encoding response regulator transcription factor, producing the protein MRQQILVIDDDEKITSLLRRSLAFEGFAVHTANGGYEGLRILIDLEPDLVILDIMMPGIDGWEVCRRIREAGSSVPILMLTAKDDVRDRVKGLDLGADDYLVKPFALEELLARVRALLRRSTEMKEAPDHKLIFEDLTMDLDTREVFRDGKRIDLTTKEFELLHLFLQNPKRVLSRDIIMEKIWGYDYSGESNVLEVYIALLRQKTEEHGGNRMIQTVRGAGYVLRGEN; encoded by the coding sequence ATGAGGCAACAAATCCTTGTGATTGACGATGACGAGAAAATTACGTCTTTGCTGCGGCGCAGCCTTGCGTTTGAGGGTTTTGCCGTTCATACGGCCAACGGCGGCTATGAAGGTTTGAGGATTCTCATCGATTTGGAGCCCGATTTGGTCATCCTGGATATCATGATGCCTGGCATCGACGGCTGGGAGGTGTGCAGGCGCATCCGCGAAGCCGGCAGCAGCGTGCCGATCCTGATGCTGACCGCGAAGGACGATGTTCGCGACCGCGTGAAGGGGCTCGATCTCGGTGCCGATGATTATCTGGTCAAACCGTTTGCCTTGGAGGAGCTGCTGGCCAGAGTCAGGGCGCTGCTTCGGAGAAGCACGGAAATGAAGGAAGCCCCGGATCATAAATTGATATTTGAGGATCTGACCATGGATTTGGATACCCGGGAAGTGTTCCGGGACGGGAAGCGGATTGATTTGACAACGAAAGAGTTTGAGCTGCTGCATCTGTTTCTACAGAATCCGAAGCGGGTGCTTTCACGCGATATTATCATGGAAAAAATTTGGGGTTACGATTACAGCGGGGAATCGAACGTGCTGGAAGTATACATCGCCCTTCTTCGTCAGAAAACCGAAGAGCATGGGGGAAACCGCATGATTCAGACCGTGCGCGGCGCCGGCTACGTGTTGAGGGGAGAAAACTGA
- a CDS encoding S1C family serine protease: MEDDQKRRDYGDFFKDSEQTKQSAENRHDNNGEDAYFYTYGRGGASSASDADSSGRESAMRPSFDEQPAEAEITAPRPIRPISGGGGSGGGQEGGNGRSWEFSNPRRRSPLKSLFASFMVGVLVMGSLMYVSDKMNLFTGGDQGILTQNVQSASGIPQTDSGTGIGSAASSAAALDAGRPNNISGIAKNASPAVVQIETYVNSIPRSDNSLFNDPFFRQFFGDRVPGQDYNNSQSQNNGKPQPLGMGSGFIFDKSGYILTNEHVIDGADEIMVTVEGYEKPFKAKLLGSSYDLDLAALKIEGTKDFPVLKLGDANALSVGDWVVAIGNPYGFDHTVTVGVLSAKERPIDIPDNKGTRHYQHLLQTDASINPGNSGGPLLNLQGEVIGINTAVSAQAQGIGFAIPTSTISSVLNNLKNNIKVPHPYIGIVMRDIQKDWVRELKLDGTDGAVVTSVVQGSPADKAGLQPYDVILDVDGVKVNNADDLSKKIQAHKVGEHVNLGIVRNGTKMITGVTIGDRPN; this comes from the coding sequence ATGGAAGATGATCAAAAACGTCGTGATTACGGCGACTTTTTCAAAGATTCGGAGCAAACGAAGCAATCCGCAGAAAACCGGCATGACAACAACGGGGAAGATGCTTATTTTTATACTTACGGCCGCGGAGGAGCATCCTCCGCTTCGGATGCCGATTCATCCGGGCGCGAAAGCGCGATGCGTCCTTCTTTCGACGAACAACCGGCAGAAGCGGAGATCACGGCTCCTCGTCCGATTCGTCCGATCAGTGGTGGCGGCGGCTCCGGCGGGGGTCAGGAAGGCGGCAACGGCCGCAGCTGGGAATTTTCCAACCCGCGCAGGCGGTCTCCGTTAAAAAGCCTGTTTGCTTCATTTATGGTCGGCGTATTGGTGATGGGCAGCCTGATGTACGTTTCCGATAAGATGAATTTGTTTACCGGCGGCGATCAGGGAATATTGACGCAAAATGTCCAGTCGGCGTCCGGGATTCCGCAAACGGACAGCGGTACAGGAATCGGAAGCGCCGCCAGCAGCGCCGCTGCTCTTGACGCGGGTCGTCCGAACAACATTTCGGGGATCGCCAAAAACGCGAGTCCTGCGGTGGTGCAAATTGAAACTTACGTGAATTCCATTCCAAGAAGCGACAACTCGTTGTTTAACGATCCATTTTTCCGCCAGTTTTTTGGAGATCGGGTTCCCGGGCAGGATTACAACAATTCGCAATCGCAAAATAACGGTAAACCGCAGCCGCTAGGCATGGGATCGGGTTTCATTTTTGACAAGTCGGGCTATATCCTCACCAATGAGCACGTCATTGATGGCGCTGATGAGATTATGGTGACGGTTGAGGGCTATGAAAAGCCGTTTAAAGCAAAATTGCTGGGATCGAGCTATGATTTGGATTTGGCTGCGTTGAAAATTGAAGGAACCAAAGATTTTCCCGTGTTGAAGCTTGGCGATGCAAACGCGCTGAGTGTCGGCGACTGGGTGGTCGCCATCGGCAATCCTTACGGATTTGACCATACCGTCACTGTCGGCGTGCTAAGTGCGAAGGAGCGCCCGATCGATATCCCGGATAACAAGGGGACTCGTCATTATCAGCATCTGCTGCAGACCGATGCCTCGATCAATCCCGGAAATTCCGGCGGTCCGCTGCTGAACCTGCAGGGCGAGGTCATCGGCATCAATACGGCCGTAAGCGCACAGGCGCAGGGAATCGGATTCGCGATCCCGACCAGCACGATTTCGTCGGTGCTGAACAACTTGAAGAACAATATCAAAGTCCCTCATCCTTACATTGGTATCGTCATGCGGGATATTCAGAAGGATTGGGTGCGGGAATTGAAGCTGGACGGCACGGACGGTGCGGTAGTCACCTCCGTCGTCCAAGGAAGCCCCGCAGACAAGGCGGGATTGCAGCCCTATGACGTCATTTTGGATGTCGACGGGGTGAAGGTCAACAATGCGGATGATCTGTCCAAAAAAATTCAGGCTCACAAAGTCGGCGAACACGTGAATCTGGGCATTGTCAGAAACGGCACAAAGATGATTACGGGAGTTACCATCGGCGACAGACCCAACTGA
- a CDS encoding YugN family protein: MIQLQSGLERQEDEFIELKQFLEQNEFTLGGNWDYDHGYFDRALDEGRKVWIRIPFQVTDGTLDANAEDPETKVRIGTPFVLKHLYNEGLDKTADMQTSGGLVNQFQDPVESDAAVDNEWVEKAQEILREVENRYLQ, encoded by the coding sequence ATGATTCAGCTGCAGTCCGGTTTGGAGCGCCAAGAGGATGAATTTATCGAATTGAAGCAGTTTCTGGAACAAAATGAATTTACCCTGGGAGGCAATTGGGATTACGATCACGGGTACTTCGACCGGGCCTTGGATGAAGGCCGGAAAGTCTGGATTCGCATCCCCTTTCAGGTTACGGATGGGACACTGGACGCAAACGCCGAGGATCCGGAAACCAAGGTCCGCATCGGCACGCCTTTTGTATTAAAGCATCTGTATAACGAAGGGCTGGACAAAACGGCGGACATGCAAACCTCAGGCGGTCTGGTCAACCAATTTCAGGATCCCGTTGAGAGCGATGCCGCGGTGGACAACGAATGGGTGGAAAAGGCGCAAGAAATCCTTAGAGAAGTGGAAAATCGGTATTTGCAATAG
- a CDS encoding ammonium transporter — MNLSQVAGGLDTIWVVLTAAMILLMEGGFALLEAGFVRQKNAVSIIMKIFVDITFGALIYYFFGFALMYGKDAFGILGTSGFMLGGDLSHIQLSISHDTYWLFQTAFVVAVISIVSGAVAERIHFRAYILFTIVMTGVIYPLAGHWVWGIGGWLGKLGMIDFAGSAVIHAMGGFAALAAAIFVGPRIGKYAADGMANVVPPSNLPLASVGAFILWFGWFGFNSGSTLSAINGNIGHIAVTTMLAAASGGAAVILFTMFRYRKADPPMVINGALAGLVGITAGCAFVTDSAAIIIGMVSGIAMVLMTELLDSKKIDDPVGAFAVHGISGSIGTLAVGIFAVPELAHSAGQGYAGLLYGGGWTLLGVQALGLVTAAVWGFAASWITLKAIRVIMPVRVSRDEELIGLDVSIHGVPAYSQDQDFIEIGSFKNP, encoded by the coding sequence ATGAACCTCAGTCAAGTGGCCGGCGGTCTGGATACGATATGGGTCGTGCTTACCGCTGCGATGATTTTGTTGATGGAAGGCGGATTCGCCCTGCTTGAAGCAGGCTTCGTCCGGCAGAAAAACGCTGTCAGCATAATTATGAAAATATTCGTGGATATCACTTTCGGCGCTTTGATTTACTATTTCTTCGGCTTTGCGCTCATGTACGGAAAAGATGCCTTTGGCATTTTGGGAACCAGCGGTTTTATGCTCGGCGGCGACTTGTCCCATATTCAGCTTTCTATTTCCCATGATACGTACTGGCTGTTTCAAACCGCATTTGTGGTTGCGGTCATCTCCATCGTTTCGGGCGCAGTCGCGGAACGCATTCATTTTCGCGCGTATATCCTGTTTACCATTGTGATGACGGGCGTCATTTATCCGCTGGCAGGACACTGGGTCTGGGGTATCGGAGGATGGCTCGGCAAATTGGGGATGATCGATTTTGCCGGTTCGGCCGTCATCCATGCTATGGGGGGATTTGCCGCATTGGCGGCGGCCATATTTGTCGGGCCGAGGATCGGCAAATATGCCGCTGACGGCATGGCCAATGTCGTTCCGCCTTCGAACCTGCCGCTGGCATCCGTCGGCGCGTTCATCCTTTGGTTCGGCTGGTTCGGCTTTAACTCCGGCAGCACCCTCAGCGCAATCAACGGCAACATCGGCCATATTGCCGTCACCACAATGTTGGCGGCGGCTTCCGGCGGTGCTGCCGTCATCCTGTTCACCATGTTCCGATACCGGAAAGCAGACCCGCCGATGGTGATAAACGGGGCGCTGGCCGGACTTGTCGGAATCACGGCAGGATGCGCCTTTGTCACCGATTCAGCCGCTATCATTATCGGCATGGTTTCCGGAATTGCCATGGTACTGATGACTGAATTGCTCGACAGCAAAAAAATCGACGATCCCGTCGGCGCTTTCGCCGTTCACGGCATCAGCGGAAGCATCGGCACACTGGCTGTCGGAATATTCGCCGTGCCGGAGCTCGCCCATTCAGCCGGTCAAGGCTATGCGGGCCTGCTTTACGGTGGCGGATGGACATTGCTCGGCGTCCAAGCGCTCGGCCTTGTTACCGCAGCCGTATGGGGATTTGCAGCATCATGGATTACATTGAAAGCCATTCGGGTAATCATGCCGGTTCGCGTCAGCCGCGATGAGGAATTGATCGGGCTGGACGTCAGCATACACGGTGTGCCCGCCTACAGTCAGGATCAGGATTTTATCGAAATCGGCAGCTTCAAAAACCCTTAA
- the dgoD gene encoding galactonate dehydratase — translation MKITRMETFIVPPRWLFLKIETDEGIAGWGEPVVEGRANTVQAAVQELSEYLIGKDPLRIEDHWQVLYRSGFYRGGPILMSAIAGIDQALWDIKGKYFNAPVYQLLGGACRDSIRVYSWIGGDRPNDVGQAAKEKVAAGFTAVKMNATEELQYIDSLEKIDQVVERIAAVREAVGKYVGIGIDFHGRVHKPMAKILARELEPYNPMFLEEPVLPENNEALREIAQHTSIPIATGERMFSRWDFKHVLSDGYVDIIQPDLSHAGGITECKKIFSMAEAYDVAVAPHCPLGPIALASCIQVDATSHNAVIQEQSLGIHYNQGSDLLDYLADPNVFDYRDGHVKILQGPGLGININEDHVRKMAETGHNWKNPVWRHRDGTVAEW, via the coding sequence ATGAAAATAACAAGGATGGAAACCTTTATCGTACCGCCCCGCTGGCTGTTTTTGAAAATTGAAACGGACGAAGGCATTGCCGGCTGGGGCGAACCGGTGGTGGAAGGCCGTGCGAATACGGTTCAGGCCGCCGTTCAAGAGCTCAGCGAATATTTGATCGGCAAGGATCCGCTGCGGATTGAGGATCATTGGCAGGTGCTGTACCGGTCCGGATTTTATCGCGGAGGCCCGATTCTGATGAGTGCCATTGCCGGGATCGACCAGGCGCTTTGGGATATTAAAGGCAAGTATTTTAATGCCCCGGTGTATCAGCTGCTGGGAGGAGCTTGCCGGGACAGCATCAGGGTCTATTCGTGGATCGGCGGGGACCGCCCGAATGATGTGGGACAGGCGGCAAAGGAAAAGGTGGCCGCCGGTTTTACCGCTGTCAAAATGAATGCAACCGAAGAGCTTCAATACATCGATTCACTGGAAAAAATCGATCAGGTCGTCGAGCGGATTGCTGCGGTTCGCGAAGCAGTCGGTAAATACGTGGGCATCGGGATAGATTTCCACGGCAGGGTTCATAAGCCGATGGCCAAAATCTTGGCAAGGGAGCTGGAGCCATACAATCCCATGTTCCTTGAAGAACCGGTACTCCCCGAGAACAATGAAGCGCTTCGGGAGATTGCGCAGCACACAAGCATTCCCATCGCTACGGGCGAAAGAATGTTTTCAAGATGGGATTTTAAACATGTGCTGTCCGACGGATACGTCGACATCATACAGCCGGATTTGTCGCATGCGGGGGGAATCACGGAGTGCAAAAAGATATTCTCCATGGCGGAGGCGTATGATGTGGCCGTAGCTCCCCACTGTCCGCTCGGTCCGATTGCTCTGGCATCATGCATCCAGGTGGATGCCACCTCCCACAATGCGGTCATCCAGGAGCAAAGTTTGGGCATTCATTACAATCAGGGCAGCGATTTGTTGGATTATCTGGCAGATCCCAATGTCTTTGATTACCGGGATGGACATGTCAAAATTCTTCAGGGTCCGGGATTGGGAATCAACATCAATGAAGACCATGTAAGGAAAATGGCGGAAACCGGACACAACTGGAAAAATCCCGTTTGGCGTCATCGCGACGGAACGGTTGCAGAGTGGTAA
- a CDS encoding MBL fold metallo-hydrolase, which translates to MISSVNETAVAENQAAIWFLGSASFVLKLNGKIIYLDPYFSNWCEEISQGGPVVFKRLHPPVLQPESVTNADIILVSHDHEDHLDKKSFPSMMLSSPHAQAVLPHRCKRIAESWGVRSDAMHALDDGETIEFDGVQIEAVKSAHTSFEQADGGQRFLGYLIRGNGITIYFAGDSVVYDGMAERLLEAKVDIALLPIVGRDYFRTKLGIVGNMDYREAAELSVAIRAPMLIPYHYDAFTCHNENPGYLIDYLARYHPSQPCHVMARGEKLIWSR; encoded by the coding sequence ATGATTTCATCTGTCAATGAAACGGCGGTTGCGGAAAATCAGGCAGCCATCTGGTTTTTGGGTTCAGCTTCCTTCGTCCTGAAATTGAACGGGAAAATCATCTATCTGGACCCCTACTTTTCAAATTGGTGCGAGGAAATCAGTCAAGGAGGACCGGTTGTGTTCAAACGGCTCCATCCTCCGGTCCTTCAGCCTGAATCGGTGACGAATGCCGACATCATCCTGGTTTCGCATGATCATGAGGATCATCTGGACAAAAAGTCGTTTCCTTCGATGATGCTTTCTTCACCGCATGCGCAAGCCGTATTGCCCCATAGATGCAAACGCATCGCCGAATCGTGGGGTGTCCGCTCCGATGCCATGCATGCGCTCGATGACGGGGAGACCATTGAATTTGACGGGGTTCAAATTGAAGCTGTAAAATCTGCGCATACTTCCTTCGAGCAGGCCGACGGGGGTCAGAGATTTTTGGGATATTTGATACGCGGCAACGGAATCACGATTTATTTTGCCGGCGATTCCGTGGTCTATGACGGAATGGCGGAGAGATTGCTGGAGGCAAAGGTTGATATCGCTCTGCTGCCGATCGTCGGCCGGGATTATTTCAGGACCAAGCTCGGCATCGTCGGAAACATGGATTACCGGGAAGCCGCGGAGCTCAGTGTGGCCATTCGGGCGCCTATGTTGATCCCTTACCATTACGATGCATTTACATGTCATAATGAAAATCCTGGCTATCTGATCGATTATTTAGCCCGTTATCATCCTTCTCAGCCGTGTCACGTCATGGCAAGGGGAGAAAAGTTGATCTGGTCCCGTTAA